From one Triticum aestivum cultivar Chinese Spring chromosome 4B, IWGSC CS RefSeq v2.1, whole genome shotgun sequence genomic stretch:
- the LOC123092438 gene encoding protein MALE DISCOVERER 2-like isoform X3 has protein sequence MEWPPPHRLLLLFLLAFSWRLGGGIGCFGVGAEELSSNGASFSRRRLLQIGGENQGAGYLFSHTQAPTSGPVSAPSPSAFISSPPEGAPSPFYSRPTPQRSPLRHDPSIFPPHPLKFKPAAGGAGHDHSVQTPSHKHSWTTYGLVAAGVAAFLIISAAGALYCRAKKVGTVKPWVTGLSGQLQKAFVTGVPALKRSELESASEDFSNIIGSTSSCMMYKGTLSSGVEIAVASSLVTSAKDWSKECESQYRKKITTLSKVNHRNFMNLLGYCEEGYPFTRAMVFEYAPNGTLFEYLHVREAEKLDWVTRLRICMGIAYCLEHMHQLNPPVVPRSLDSTTIYLTDDFAAKVSDLEFPDDGAKGSSPRSATSDLETAVHRYGVVLLEILTGRVACSGEDGPLELWASRYLDGEMRLAELIDPSIGSFSEEAARALCEVARSCVDPDPKRRPAMAEVAARLREITALGPDRATPKVSPLWWAELEIMSSSDS, from the exons ATGGAATGGCCGCCGCCCCACAGGCTCCTTCTTCTGTTCCTGCTTGCCTTCTCTTGGCGGCTTGGAGGAG GGATTGGGTGCTTTGGAGTTGGAGCTGAGGAGTTGAGCAGCAATGGAGCTTCTTTTAGTCGTAG AAGATTGCTGCAGATTGGTGGTGAAAACCAAGGTGCCGGGTATCTTTTCTCACATACACAAGCTCCAACATCAGGACCAGTGTCTGCTCCATCACCCTCAGCATTCATATCATCACCACCAGAAGGTGCACCATCACCATTTTATTCACGACCGACACCACAGCGATCCCCTTTACGCCATGATCCATCAATATTCCCTCCACATCCGCTTAAGTTTAAGCCTGCAGCTGGGGGAGCTGGGCATGATCATTCGGTTCAAACTCCATCTCATAAGCATTCCTGGACAACCTATGGTTTAGTTGCAGCAGGGGTTGCTGCTTTCCTTATCATATCAGCAGCTGGTGCTCTGTACTGCCGAGCTAAAAAAGTGGGGACTGTGAAACCTTGGGTGACAGGGCTTAGCGGACAATTGCAAAAAGCTTTTGTAACAG GTGTACCTGCACTGAAAAGATCAGAGCTGGAATCAGCGAGCGAGGATTTCAGCAATATAATCGGTTCCACATCTAGCTGCATGATGTACAAGGGAACTTTATCGAGTGGAGTTGAAATTGCAGTTGCGTCGAGTTTGGTAACGTCTGCAAAGGATTGGTCCAAAGAATGTGAATCACAGTACAGGAAAAAG ATCACAACTTTGTCCAAAGTAAACCACAGGAATTTTATGAACTTGCTTGGCTACTGTGAGGAAGGGTATCCTTTTACCAGAGCCATGGTATTTGAATACGCTCCGAATGGGACGCTTTTTGAGTATCTGCATG TGAGAGAAGCCGAGAAGCTGGACTGGGTGACGCGGCTGAGGATATGCATGGGGATCGCCTACTGCCTGGAGCACATGCACCAGCTGAACCCACCCGTGGTGCCGAGGAGCTTGGACTCGACGACCATATACCTCACCGACGATTTCGCCGCGAAGGTCTCAGACCTCGAATTCCCAGACGACGGCGCCAAGGGATCATCACCTCGTTCAGCCACATCAGACCTGGAAACCGCGGTGCACAGATACGGCGTGGTGCTGCTGGAGATACTGACGGGGAGGGTGGCCTGCTCCGGCGAGGACGGGCCGCTGGAGCTGTGGGCGTCCCGCTACCTGGACGGCGAGATGCGGCTGGCGGAGCTGATCGACCCCAGCATCGGCTccttctccgaggaggccgcgcgcGCGCTGTGCGAGGTGGCGAGGTCCTGCGTCGACCCGGACCCGAAGAGGAGGCCGGCGATGGCGGAGGTGGCGGCCCGGCTGAGGGAGATCACGGCGCTGGGACCCGACAGGGCCACCCCCAAGGTGTCGCCGCTGTGGTGGGCTGAGCTTGAGATCATGTCTTCTTCTGACAGCTGA
- the LOC123092439 gene encoding ethylene-overproduction protein 1 has protein sequence MTNNFLTTIRSLKLIEGCKAAQIYPFNSAASTSGGSGDGGGGAKLLPLPPPRSPSLMSASLCYPHAPATSGAFSSDSTLPCGLPAAAALEPALDACLRPVDHVSALAASFRRMSSADRKGDDLCDVYLEQHALFHGLGDPRLLRRALRAARVHATDSHRRVVLAAWLRHERREDEFDPMPPPLDPCGPTTPLLECPRSAVFAMESSGVDPVCPCRRTPPPPPRPPRLRRDTILRRNASIAFDESEEEDDDDETNDLWFVIGQEEVACERSCIAALAKPLNTLLYGGFAEARRDHIDFSRDGISARGMRAVAAYSRHGRLDDFPPDTILELLAFANKFCCDGLKVACDNKLASMVRGVDEALSLIDLGLEEAAHLLVATCLQAFLRELPKSLSNPEVARLLCSPEGRERLDAAGNASFALYYFLSYVAMEEDMRSNTTVMLLERLWECAELPWHKQLALHQLGCVMLERGEFKDAQEWFEEAVAEGHVYSLAGVARAKFKCGHKYMAYKLMNRVVTDYDPAGWMYQERAVYCVGKEKMADLRTATQLDPTLTYPYKYRAAALLEEDKMERALEEIDKVLSFRMATDCLELRAWFYLVAGDFEAAVRDVRAILTLDPTYMMFHGKMHGEQLIELLRGQLQQRDMADCWMQLYDRWSGVDDIGSLAVVQQMLAREPGNSSLRFRQSLLLLRLNCQKAAMRSLRLARNSSIHDHERLVYEGWILYDTGHREEALEKAEQSLSLQRSFEAFFLKAYALGDSSLDVEPALSVVQLLEHANSCASDNLRKGQAYNNMGSIYVDCDLLDEATECYSIALSIKHTRAHQGLARVHFLKNRKKAAFDEMTSLLKIAKNSASAYEKRSEYAERDAAKSDLNMATLLDPTRTYPYRYRAAVLMDENKEEEAIGELTQALAFKPDLQLLHLRAAFQESMGDSASTLRDCEAALCMDPEHGDTLELYNKASAKAEQSES, from the exons ATGACCAACAACTTCTTGACCACCATACGGAGCCTCAAGCTGATCGAGGGGTGCAAGGCCGCGCAAATCTACCCCTTCAACTCGGCCGCCTCCACGTCCGGCGGCTCCGGGGATGGAGGGGGCGGGGCCAAGCTGctaccgctgccgccgccgcgcagcCCCTCTCTGATGTCCGCGTCGCTCTGCTACCCGCACGCGCCCGCCACTTCGGGGGCCTTCTCTTCCGACTCGACCCTACCCTGCGGCCTCCCGGCGGCCGCCGCGCTCGAGCCGGCGCTTGACGCGTGCCTTCGCCCCGTTGACCACGTCTCGGCGCTCGCCGCGTCGTTCCGGCGGATGTCGTCGGCCGACAGGAAAGGCGACGACCTCTGCGATGTGTACCTGGAGCAGCACGCGCTGTTCCACGGGCTGGGGGACCCCCGGCTGCTGCGCCGAGCGCTCCGTGCCGCGCGCGTCCACGCCACCGACTCGCACCGCCGCGTCGTGCTCGCCGCCTGGCTTCGGCACGAGCGCCGGGAGGACGAGTTCGACCCGATGCCGCCGCCTCTCGATCCCTGCGGCCCGACGACCCCGCTCCTCGAGTGCCCCCGCTCCGCGGTCTTCGCCATGGAGTCCTCCGGCGTGGATCCCGTCTGCCCCTGCCGCCGCACTCCACCTCCTCCCCCACGCCCTCCGCGCTTGAGGCGCGACACAATTTTGAGGCGCAACGCATCGATCGCCTTTGATGAgagcgaggaagaagatgatgatgatgagaccaATGACTTGTGGTTCGTCatcggccaggaggaggtggcgtgCGAGCGTTCCTGCATCGCCGCGCTAGCGAAGCCGCTCAACACGCTCCTCTACGGCGGGTTCGCCGAGGCGCGCCGCGACCACATTGACTTCAGCCGCGACGGCATCTCGGCGCGTGGCATGCGCGCCGTCGCCGCCTACAGCCGGCACGGCCGCCTCGACGACTTCCCTCCGGACACCATCCTCGAGCTCCTCGCCTTCGCCAACAAGTTCTGCTGCGATGGCCTCAAGGTCGCCTGCGACAACAAGCTCGCCTCCATGGTGCGCGGCGTGGACGAAGCCCTCTCCCTCATCGACCTCGGCCTCGAGGAGGCCGCCCATCTCCTCGTCGCCACCTGCCTCCAGGCCTTCCTGCGGGAGCTCCCCAAGTCGCTGTCCAACCCCGAGGTGGCGCGTCTGCTCTGCAGCCCGGAGGGCAGGGAGCGCCTCGACGCCGCCGGGAACGCGTCCTTCGCGCTCTACTACTTCCTCTCGTACGTCGCCATGGAGGAGGACATGAGGTCCAACACCACGGTGATGCTCCTGGAGCGGCTATGGGAATGCGCCGAGTTGCCATGGCACAAACAGTTGGCACTGCACCAGCTCGGGTGCGTCATGCTGGAGCGCGGCGAGTTCAAAGACGCGCAGGAGTGGTTCGAGGAGGCCGTCGCGGAAGGCCATGTGTACTCGCTGGCCGGAGTAGCGCGCGCCAAGTTCAAGTGCGGCCACAAGTACATGGCCTACAAGCTGATGAACAGGGTGGTCACGGACTACGATCCTGCCGGGTGGATGTACCAAGAACGCGCCGTGTACTGCGTGGGGAAGGAGAAGATGGCTGATCTCCGGACGGCGACGCAGCTCGACCCGACGCTGACTTACCCGTACAAGTACCGTGCCGCCGCCTTGCTGGAGGAGGACAAGATGGAGCGTGCGCTGGAAGAGATCGACAAGGTGCTCAGCTTCAGGATGGCGACCGACTGCCTCGAGCTCCGGGCGTGGTTCTACCTTGTGGCCGGGGACTTCGAGGCTGCCGTGAGGGATGTCAGGGCGATCTTGACGCTGGATCCGACCTACATGATGTTCCATGGTAAAATGCACGGGGAGCAGCTGATCGAGCTCCTCCGAGGGCAACTGCAGCAGCGGGACATGGCGGATTGTTGGATGCAGCTCTACGACCGGTGGTCAGGGGTTGACGACATCGGCTCTCTCGCAGTTGTCCAGCAGATGCTCGCCAGGGAACCCGGGAACAGCAGCTTGCGGTTCCGGCAGTCGCTACTCCTGTTAAG GCTAAATTGTCAGAAGGCTGCTATGCGTAGCTTGCGATTAGCACGGAACAGTTCTATTCATGACCATGAGAGACTTGTATACGAAGGATGGATCTTATACGACACCGGGCATCGCGAGGAAGCACTTGAGAAGGCCGAGCAATCACTCAGTCTCCAAAGATCATTCGAAGCATTTTTCCTAAAGGCTTATGCTCTAGGAGACTCTAGCCTTGATGTCGAACCTGCGCTTTCTGTTGTTCAGCTTCTAGAGCATGCTAACAGTTGCGCATCTGACAACCTACGGAAGGGGCAA GCATATAACAATATGGGGAGCATATATGTGGACTGCGATTTGCTGGATGAGGCAACTGAGTGCTACAGTATAGCACTGAGCATCAAGCATACACGGGCACACCAGGGTCTGGCTCGGGTCCATTTCTTGAAGAACAGGAAGAAGGCTGCATTTGATGAGATGACATCGCTCCTAAAGATTGCCAAAAACAGCGCTTCGGCGTATGAGAAACGGTCGGAATATGCCGAGCGGGACGCTGCGAAAAGTGATCTCAATATGGCGACATTGTTGGATCCAACCAGGACCTACCCTTACAGATACAGAGCAGCTG TTCTGATGGACGAGAACAAGGAGGAAGAGGCGATCGGGGAGCTGACGCAAGCGCTGGCTTTCAAGCCGGACCTCCAGCTGCTCCACCTCCGCGCGGCCTTCCAGGAGTCCATGGGCGACAGCGCGAGCACCCTGCGCGACTGCGAGGCGGCCCTGTGCATGGACCCGGAGCACGGAGACACCCTGGAGCTCTACAACAAGGCTTCCGCCAAGGCTGAGCAATCGGAGAGCTAG
- the LOC123092438 gene encoding protein MALE DISCOVERER 2-like isoform X1: protein MEWPPPHRLLLLFLLAFSWRLGGGAGIGCFGVGAEELSSNGASFSRRRLLQIGGENQGAGYLFSHTQAPTSGPVSAPSPSAFISSPPEGAPSPFYSRPTPQRSPLRHDPSIFPPHPLKFKPAAGGAGHDHSVQTPSHKHSWTTYGLVAAGVAAFLIISAAGALYCRAKKVGTVKPWVTGLSGQLQKAFVTGVPALKRSELESASEDFSNIIGSTSSCMMYKGTLSSGVEIAVASSLVTSAKDWSKECESQYRKKITTLSKVNHRNFMNLLGYCEEGYPFTRAMVFEYAPNGTLFEYLHVREAEKLDWVTRLRICMGIAYCLEHMHQLNPPVVPRSLDSTTIYLTDDFAAKVSDLEFPDDGAKGSSPRSATSDLETAVHRYGVVLLEILTGRVACSGEDGPLELWASRYLDGEMRLAELIDPSIGSFSEEAARALCEVARSCVDPDPKRRPAMAEVAARLREITALGPDRATPKVSPLWWAELEIMSSSDS, encoded by the exons ATGGAATGGCCGCCGCCCCACAGGCTCCTTCTTCTGTTCCTGCTTGCCTTCTCTTGGCGGCTTGGAGGAGGTGCAG GGATTGGGTGCTTTGGAGTTGGAGCTGAGGAGTTGAGCAGCAATGGAGCTTCTTTTAGTCGTAG AAGATTGCTGCAGATTGGTGGTGAAAACCAAGGTGCCGGGTATCTTTTCTCACATACACAAGCTCCAACATCAGGACCAGTGTCTGCTCCATCACCCTCAGCATTCATATCATCACCACCAGAAGGTGCACCATCACCATTTTATTCACGACCGACACCACAGCGATCCCCTTTACGCCATGATCCATCAATATTCCCTCCACATCCGCTTAAGTTTAAGCCTGCAGCTGGGGGAGCTGGGCATGATCATTCGGTTCAAACTCCATCTCATAAGCATTCCTGGACAACCTATGGTTTAGTTGCAGCAGGGGTTGCTGCTTTCCTTATCATATCAGCAGCTGGTGCTCTGTACTGCCGAGCTAAAAAAGTGGGGACTGTGAAACCTTGGGTGACAGGGCTTAGCGGACAATTGCAAAAAGCTTTTGTAACAG GTGTACCTGCACTGAAAAGATCAGAGCTGGAATCAGCGAGCGAGGATTTCAGCAATATAATCGGTTCCACATCTAGCTGCATGATGTACAAGGGAACTTTATCGAGTGGAGTTGAAATTGCAGTTGCGTCGAGTTTGGTAACGTCTGCAAAGGATTGGTCCAAAGAATGTGAATCACAGTACAGGAAAAAG ATCACAACTTTGTCCAAAGTAAACCACAGGAATTTTATGAACTTGCTTGGCTACTGTGAGGAAGGGTATCCTTTTACCAGAGCCATGGTATTTGAATACGCTCCGAATGGGACGCTTTTTGAGTATCTGCATG TGAGAGAAGCCGAGAAGCTGGACTGGGTGACGCGGCTGAGGATATGCATGGGGATCGCCTACTGCCTGGAGCACATGCACCAGCTGAACCCACCCGTGGTGCCGAGGAGCTTGGACTCGACGACCATATACCTCACCGACGATTTCGCCGCGAAGGTCTCAGACCTCGAATTCCCAGACGACGGCGCCAAGGGATCATCACCTCGTTCAGCCACATCAGACCTGGAAACCGCGGTGCACAGATACGGCGTGGTGCTGCTGGAGATACTGACGGGGAGGGTGGCCTGCTCCGGCGAGGACGGGCCGCTGGAGCTGTGGGCGTCCCGCTACCTGGACGGCGAGATGCGGCTGGCGGAGCTGATCGACCCCAGCATCGGCTccttctccgaggaggccgcgcgcGCGCTGTGCGAGGTGGCGAGGTCCTGCGTCGACCCGGACCCGAAGAGGAGGCCGGCGATGGCGGAGGTGGCGGCCCGGCTGAGGGAGATCACGGCGCTGGGACCCGACAGGGCCACCCCCAAGGTGTCGCCGCTGTGGTGGGCTGAGCTTGAGATCATGTCTTCTTCTGACAGCTGA
- the LOC123092438 gene encoding protein MALE DISCOVERER 2-like isoform X4 translates to MEWPPPHRLLLLFLLAFSWRLGGGIGCFGVGAEELSSNGASFSRRLLQIGGENQGAGYLFSHTQAPTSGPVSAPSPSAFISSPPEGAPSPFYSRPTPQRSPLRHDPSIFPPHPLKFKPAAGGAGHDHSVQTPSHKHSWTTYGLVAAGVAAFLIISAAGALYCRAKKVGTVKPWVTGLSGQLQKAFVTGVPALKRSELESASEDFSNIIGSTSSCMMYKGTLSSGVEIAVASSLVTSAKDWSKECESQYRKKITTLSKVNHRNFMNLLGYCEEGYPFTRAMVFEYAPNGTLFEYLHVREAEKLDWVTRLRICMGIAYCLEHMHQLNPPVVPRSLDSTTIYLTDDFAAKVSDLEFPDDGAKGSSPRSATSDLETAVHRYGVVLLEILTGRVACSGEDGPLELWASRYLDGEMRLAELIDPSIGSFSEEAARALCEVARSCVDPDPKRRPAMAEVAARLREITALGPDRATPKVSPLWWAELEIMSSSDS, encoded by the exons ATGGAATGGCCGCCGCCCCACAGGCTCCTTCTTCTGTTCCTGCTTGCCTTCTCTTGGCGGCTTGGAGGAG GGATTGGGTGCTTTGGAGTTGGAGCTGAGGAGTTGAGCAGCAATGGAGCTTCTTTTAGTCGTAG ATTGCTGCAGATTGGTGGTGAAAACCAAGGTGCCGGGTATCTTTTCTCACATACACAAGCTCCAACATCAGGACCAGTGTCTGCTCCATCACCCTCAGCATTCATATCATCACCACCAGAAGGTGCACCATCACCATTTTATTCACGACCGACACCACAGCGATCCCCTTTACGCCATGATCCATCAATATTCCCTCCACATCCGCTTAAGTTTAAGCCTGCAGCTGGGGGAGCTGGGCATGATCATTCGGTTCAAACTCCATCTCATAAGCATTCCTGGACAACCTATGGTTTAGTTGCAGCAGGGGTTGCTGCTTTCCTTATCATATCAGCAGCTGGTGCTCTGTACTGCCGAGCTAAAAAAGTGGGGACTGTGAAACCTTGGGTGACAGGGCTTAGCGGACAATTGCAAAAAGCTTTTGTAACAG GTGTACCTGCACTGAAAAGATCAGAGCTGGAATCAGCGAGCGAGGATTTCAGCAATATAATCGGTTCCACATCTAGCTGCATGATGTACAAGGGAACTTTATCGAGTGGAGTTGAAATTGCAGTTGCGTCGAGTTTGGTAACGTCTGCAAAGGATTGGTCCAAAGAATGTGAATCACAGTACAGGAAAAAG ATCACAACTTTGTCCAAAGTAAACCACAGGAATTTTATGAACTTGCTTGGCTACTGTGAGGAAGGGTATCCTTTTACCAGAGCCATGGTATTTGAATACGCTCCGAATGGGACGCTTTTTGAGTATCTGCATG TGAGAGAAGCCGAGAAGCTGGACTGGGTGACGCGGCTGAGGATATGCATGGGGATCGCCTACTGCCTGGAGCACATGCACCAGCTGAACCCACCCGTGGTGCCGAGGAGCTTGGACTCGACGACCATATACCTCACCGACGATTTCGCCGCGAAGGTCTCAGACCTCGAATTCCCAGACGACGGCGCCAAGGGATCATCACCTCGTTCAGCCACATCAGACCTGGAAACCGCGGTGCACAGATACGGCGTGGTGCTGCTGGAGATACTGACGGGGAGGGTGGCCTGCTCCGGCGAGGACGGGCCGCTGGAGCTGTGGGCGTCCCGCTACCTGGACGGCGAGATGCGGCTGGCGGAGCTGATCGACCCCAGCATCGGCTccttctccgaggaggccgcgcgcGCGCTGTGCGAGGTGGCGAGGTCCTGCGTCGACCCGGACCCGAAGAGGAGGCCGGCGATGGCGGAGGTGGCGGCCCGGCTGAGGGAGATCACGGCGCTGGGACCCGACAGGGCCACCCCCAAGGTGTCGCCGCTGTGGTGGGCTGAGCTTGAGATCATGTCTTCTTCTGACAGCTGA
- the LOC123092438 gene encoding protein MALE DISCOVERER 2-like isoform X2, translating to MEWPPPHRLLLLFLLAFSWRLGGGAGIGCFGVGAEELSSNGASFSRRLLQIGGENQGAGYLFSHTQAPTSGPVSAPSPSAFISSPPEGAPSPFYSRPTPQRSPLRHDPSIFPPHPLKFKPAAGGAGHDHSVQTPSHKHSWTTYGLVAAGVAAFLIISAAGALYCRAKKVGTVKPWVTGLSGQLQKAFVTGVPALKRSELESASEDFSNIIGSTSSCMMYKGTLSSGVEIAVASSLVTSAKDWSKECESQYRKKITTLSKVNHRNFMNLLGYCEEGYPFTRAMVFEYAPNGTLFEYLHVREAEKLDWVTRLRICMGIAYCLEHMHQLNPPVVPRSLDSTTIYLTDDFAAKVSDLEFPDDGAKGSSPRSATSDLETAVHRYGVVLLEILTGRVACSGEDGPLELWASRYLDGEMRLAELIDPSIGSFSEEAARALCEVARSCVDPDPKRRPAMAEVAARLREITALGPDRATPKVSPLWWAELEIMSSSDS from the exons ATGGAATGGCCGCCGCCCCACAGGCTCCTTCTTCTGTTCCTGCTTGCCTTCTCTTGGCGGCTTGGAGGAGGTGCAG GGATTGGGTGCTTTGGAGTTGGAGCTGAGGAGTTGAGCAGCAATGGAGCTTCTTTTAGTCGTAG ATTGCTGCAGATTGGTGGTGAAAACCAAGGTGCCGGGTATCTTTTCTCACATACACAAGCTCCAACATCAGGACCAGTGTCTGCTCCATCACCCTCAGCATTCATATCATCACCACCAGAAGGTGCACCATCACCATTTTATTCACGACCGACACCACAGCGATCCCCTTTACGCCATGATCCATCAATATTCCCTCCACATCCGCTTAAGTTTAAGCCTGCAGCTGGGGGAGCTGGGCATGATCATTCGGTTCAAACTCCATCTCATAAGCATTCCTGGACAACCTATGGTTTAGTTGCAGCAGGGGTTGCTGCTTTCCTTATCATATCAGCAGCTGGTGCTCTGTACTGCCGAGCTAAAAAAGTGGGGACTGTGAAACCTTGGGTGACAGGGCTTAGCGGACAATTGCAAAAAGCTTTTGTAACAG GTGTACCTGCACTGAAAAGATCAGAGCTGGAATCAGCGAGCGAGGATTTCAGCAATATAATCGGTTCCACATCTAGCTGCATGATGTACAAGGGAACTTTATCGAGTGGAGTTGAAATTGCAGTTGCGTCGAGTTTGGTAACGTCTGCAAAGGATTGGTCCAAAGAATGTGAATCACAGTACAGGAAAAAG ATCACAACTTTGTCCAAAGTAAACCACAGGAATTTTATGAACTTGCTTGGCTACTGTGAGGAAGGGTATCCTTTTACCAGAGCCATGGTATTTGAATACGCTCCGAATGGGACGCTTTTTGAGTATCTGCATG TGAGAGAAGCCGAGAAGCTGGACTGGGTGACGCGGCTGAGGATATGCATGGGGATCGCCTACTGCCTGGAGCACATGCACCAGCTGAACCCACCCGTGGTGCCGAGGAGCTTGGACTCGACGACCATATACCTCACCGACGATTTCGCCGCGAAGGTCTCAGACCTCGAATTCCCAGACGACGGCGCCAAGGGATCATCACCTCGTTCAGCCACATCAGACCTGGAAACCGCGGTGCACAGATACGGCGTGGTGCTGCTGGAGATACTGACGGGGAGGGTGGCCTGCTCCGGCGAGGACGGGCCGCTGGAGCTGTGGGCGTCCCGCTACCTGGACGGCGAGATGCGGCTGGCGGAGCTGATCGACCCCAGCATCGGCTccttctccgaggaggccgcgcgcGCGCTGTGCGAGGTGGCGAGGTCCTGCGTCGACCCGGACCCGAAGAGGAGGCCGGCGATGGCGGAGGTGGCGGCCCGGCTGAGGGAGATCACGGCGCTGGGACCCGACAGGGCCACCCCCAAGGTGTCGCCGCTGTGGTGGGCTGAGCTTGAGATCATGTCTTCTTCTGACAGCTGA